One segment of Massilia sp. Se16.2.3 DNA contains the following:
- a CDS encoding RNA-binding S4 domain-containing protein, with protein MQKTTFELTSEFVELNQLLKLVGLCDSGGAGKNMVASGAVSVDGKQELRKTAKIRTGQTVTVGDVRISVQ; from the coding sequence ATGCAAAAGACAACTTTCGAACTGACATCCGAGTTCGTCGAACTCAACCAGCTGTTGAAACTGGTGGGCTTGTGCGACAGCGGCGGCGCCGGCAAGAACATGGTGGCCAGCGGCGCGGTGTCGGTCGACGGCAAGCAGGAGCTGCGCAAGACCGCGAAAATCCGCACGGGCCAGACCGTGACCGTGGGCGACGTACGTATCTCGGTGCAGTAG
- a CDS encoding DUF883 domain-containing protein, translating to MNTPDENPQTQERLIGDLRLVIENAEELLKNTDQYTSVLYQNARAKLAMALNAANEELERFEDAQLCRMMEATRLANERYADLTGEARILRAFH from the coding sequence ATGAACACTCCGGACGAAAACCCGCAAACGCAGGAAAGGCTGATCGGCGATCTGCGCCTTGTCATTGAAAACGCGGAAGAGCTGCTGAAAAACACCGATCAATACACCAGCGTCCTGTACCAGAACGCGCGCGCCAAGCTGGCCATGGCGCTCAACGCGGCCAACGAAGAGCTCGAACGCTTCGAGGACGCCCAGCTGTGTCGCATGATGGAAGCGACCCGGCTGGCCAACGAGCGCTACGCCGACCTGACCGGCGAAGCACGGATCCTGCGCGCCTTCCATTGA
- a CDS encoding lyase family protein, whose protein sequence is MPGKVNPTQCEAMTMLCCQVFGNDVALTIGASQGNFELNVFKPMIAHNFLQSARLLADGMRSFDEHCAQGIEPNRARIGELMERSLMLVTALAPHIGYDRAAQIAKHAQHTGITLREAALQSGHVNEEQFKQWIVPIDMTRPDPE, encoded by the coding sequence ATGCCGGGCAAGGTCAATCCGACCCAGTGCGAAGCGATGACGATGCTGTGCTGCCAGGTGTTCGGCAACGACGTCGCGCTGACGATCGGCGCTTCCCAGGGCAACTTCGAGCTGAACGTGTTCAAGCCGATGATCGCCCACAACTTCCTGCAAAGCGCGCGCCTGCTGGCCGATGGCATGCGCTCCTTCGACGAGCACTGCGCGCAGGGCATCGAGCCGAACCGCGCGCGCATCGGCGAATTGATGGAACGCTCGCTGATGCTGGTGACCGCGCTGGCACCGCACATCGGGTATGATCGCGCCGCGCAAATCGCCAAGCACGCCCAGCACACCGGCATCACGCTGCGCGAGGCGGCGCTGCAATCGGGCCATGTCAACGAAGAGCAGTTCAAGCAGTGGATCGTTCCGATCGACATGACGCGGCCGGATCCGGAATGA